A genomic window from Vitis riparia cultivar Riparia Gloire de Montpellier isolate 1030 chromosome 16, EGFV_Vit.rip_1.0, whole genome shotgun sequence includes:
- the LOC117933363 gene encoding probable polygalacturonase — protein sequence MGFCLNPRKSHVSEMVSGILEVGLLSIRIGECQTARTMASVEYPAINCRNHSAVVTENVIIQGLTIIAPVTVPNTDGINPDSCTNIRVEDCYIVSGDDCIAVKSALNENGVQCGMPTEGLIIRRLTCISPHSAVIALGREMSGRIMNVRAEDITAIDSNSGVRIKTGLERGGYVKDIYVRRMTMKTMRFAFWIIGDYGPPPAPGHEGPVIEGINYRDMVADNVTYPAQLHGISGDPFTGFCISNVTIGLTEESREQQWDCDEVQGVTPQPCDLLSPSKEILNCPFPKDLLPIEDVKLKICSYCETTSGMIQNICLGRQRTQISASVNIPEADSPPYCLVLV from the exons ATGGGGTTCTGCCTAAATCCCAGAAAATCTCAT GTTTCGGAGATGGTTTCAGGCATTTTGGAAGTGGGATTATTGAGTATAAGAATAGGAGAATGCCAAACTGCAAGAACTATGGCGTCTGTGGAGTATCCAGCAATAAATTGCCGAAACCACAGTGCAGTGGTGACGGA GAATGTAATAATTCAGGGGCTGACAATCATTGCTCCAGTGACTGTCCCTAATACAGATGGAATAAACCCAG ATTCATGCACAAACATCAGAGTTGAAGACTGCTACATAGTCTCAGGAGACGACTGCATTGCAGTAAAAAGTGCTTTAAATGAGAACGGTGTTCAATGTGGAATGCCAACAGAGGGCCTAATCATCAGAAGGCTTACCTGCATATCCCCTCACAGTGCAGTAATAGCTCTAGGCAGAGAGATGTCGGGCAGGATCATGAATGTCAGAGCTGAAGACATCACTGCCATTGATTCCAATTCGGGCGTCAGGATCAAAACAGGTCTAGAAAGGGGAGGTTATGTGAAAGACATCTATGTTAGGAGAATGACTATGAAAACGATGAGGTTTGCCTTTTGGATTATAGGCGATTACGGGCCACCTCCAGCTCCTGGTCATGAAGGTCCTGTTATTGAAGGGATCAATTACAGAGACATGGTGGCTGATAATGTCACCTACCCTGCACAACTTCATGGAATTTCAGGCGACCCTTTTACTGGATTTTGCATATCTAATGTCACTATTGGCTTGACTGAAGAATCAAGGGAACAGCAATGGGACTGTGATGAAGTTCAGGGTGTAACTCCCCAGCCATGTGATCTTCTGTCTCCCTCGAAGGAGATCTTGAATTGTCCTTTCCCCAAAGATCTGCTGCCCATTGAAGATGTTAAGTTGAAGATCTGTTCCTACTGTGAAACTACATCTGGAATG ATTCAAAACATATGTCTAGGTAGACAAAGAACCCAGATCTCTGCTTCAGTTAATATTCCAGAAGCTGATTCACCTCCCTACTGTCTAGTTCTGGTTTAA
- the LOC117934059 gene encoding probable polygalacturonase, with amino-acid sequence MGFHLSTKSHVLGVVSGILVLLSSVAECKGERILKPFDYPAINCRKHSALLTEFGGIGDGKTSNTKAFKTAIDHLKQFATDGGAELIVPPGKWLTGSFNLTSHFTLYIHKDAVILGSQEESDYPHIPPLPSYGKGRDGGGRFSSLIFGTNLTDVVITGGNGTINGQGRVWWDKFKQKKLVDTRPYLIEIMFSDQVQISNLTLINSPSWNVHPVYCSDVIIQGMTILAPVDVPNTDGINPDSCANVKIEDCYIVSGDDCIAIKSGWDQYGIKYGVPTRDIVIRRLTCISPDSAVIALGSEMSGGIKNVRAEDITAINSQSGVRIKTGVGRGGYVQDIYARKMTMKTMKYVFWMTSDYGSHPDDEWDRKAIPKIENINYREVVAENVTYSARLDGISGDKFTGICISDVTIRLTQKPKQLQWNCTNVEGVTSQVTPQPCDLLPPSKGPLQCTFPENQLPIEAVKLKTCSYTASKKMM; translated from the exons ATGGGGTTCCATCTTTCCACAAAATCCCAT GTTTTGGGGGTAGTTTCAGGCATTTTAGTATTGCTGAGTTCAGTGGCAGAATGCAAAGGAGAGAGAATTTTGAAGCCTTTTGATTACCCTGCAATAAACTGCAGGAAGCACAGCGCGCTGTTGACAGAGTTTGGAGGAATTGGTGATGGAAAAACCTCCAACACCAAGGCCTTTAAAACTGCAATCGACCATCTCAAGCAGTTTGCCACAGATGGAGGAGCAGAGCTCATTGTGCCTCCTGGAAAATGGCTCACTGGGAGCTTCAATCTCACCAGCCATTTCACTCTTTATATCCATAAGGATGCTGTTATTCTTGGTTCTCAG GAGGAATCGGACTATCCCCACATTCCACCATTGCCATCATATGGAAAAGGAAGAGATGGTGGTGGAAGGTTTTCTAGTCTCATTTTTGGAACAAATCTCACCGATGTTGTAATTACGG GTGGTAATGGCACGATAAATGGCCAGGGCAGAGTGTGGTGGGACAAATTTAAACAGAAAAAATTGGTAGATACCCGGCCTTACTTGATAGAGATAATGTTCTCTGATCAGGTCCAGATATCAAACCTTACATTGATCAACTCTCCATCATGGAATGTCCACCCCGTCTACTGCAG TGATGTGATAATTCAAGGGATGACGATTCTTGCACCAGTAGATGTCCCTAATACAGATGGAATAAACCCAG ATTCATGCGCAAACGTGAAAATCGAGGACTGTTACATAGTCTCAGGCGATGACTGCATTGCAATAAAGAGTGGTTGGGACCAGTACGGGATCAAATATGGAGTCCCAACCAGGGACATAGTCATCAGGAGGCTCACCTGCATATCCCCCGACAGCGCCGTCATCGCTCTGGGCAGCGAGATGTCGGGCGGGATCAAGAACGTCCGAGCTGAAGACATCACAGCCATAAATTCCCAGTCCGGCGTGAGGATCAAAACAGGCGTGGGAAGGGGAGGCTATGTGCAAGACATCTACGCTAGAAAAATGACCATGAAGACCATGAAGTATGTCTTCTGGATGACAAGCGATTACGGGTCTCACCCAGACGATGAATGGGATCGTAAAGCGATTCCCAAGATTGAAAATATCAATTACAGGGAAGTGGTCGCGGAGAATGTGACCTATTCTGCAAGACTTGATGGAATTTCAGGCGATAAGTTCACCGGAATTTGCATATCTGATGTGACAATTCGGCTGACTCAAAAGCCAAAGCAACTGCAATGGAACTGCACTAATGTTGAGGGAGTCACAAGCCAAGTGACTCCCCAACCTTGTGATCTGTTGCCGCCCTCAAAGGGGCCCTTGCAGTGTACTTTCCCGGAAAATCAGCTTCCCATTGAAGCTGTTAAATTGAAGACCTGTTCATACACTGCATCAAAGAAGATGATGTAA
- the LOC117934258 gene encoding glutaminyl-peptide cyclotransferase has product MAGRSLKKKKKSDLKPYPPMASKSSPLNCTKISIFISLFLASIVIIFLSLPSKALNSFDSTQIYSVEVVQEFHHDPYAFTQGLVYGGNETLFESTGLYQRSSVRKVALHTGKVEALQKMDDSYFGEGLTLLGERLFQVTWLKKTGFIYDRNDLSKFETFTNHMRDGWGLATNGEVLFGSDGTSTLYQIDPQSMKVIGEHVVKYKGHEVHNLNELEFVDGEIWANVWQTDCIARISHEDGTVRGWILLNNLREGLLAAGRRDIDVLNGIAWDSEKNRLFVTGKLWPKLYEIKVNPMKRRFQDGVIEQLCLRMPFFT; this is encoded by the exons ATGGCGGGTAGGTcactgaagaagaagaagaaatccgATCTCAAACCCTACCCTCCCATGGCTTCGAAGTCTTCTCCTCTCAACTGCACTAaaatctctatttttatttctcttttcttgGCCTCAATTGTAATCATCTTTTTGAGCTTACCATCAAAGGCTCTTAACAGCTTCGATTCAACTCAAATCTACTCTGTTGAAGTCGTCCAAGAGTTTCATCACGACCCATATGCGTTTACTCAG GGGCTTGTTTATGGAGGGAATGAAACCTTGTTCGAATCAACTGGTCTATATCAAAGG TCATCGGTTCGGAAAGTGGCTCTTCATACTGGGAAG GTTGAGGCTCTTCAGAAAATGGATGATTCTTATTTTGGAGAGGGTTTAACTCTTCTTGGTGAAag GTTGTTCCAAGTAACTTGGTTGAAGAAAACTGGTTTCATTTACGACCGAAATGATTTAAGCAAA TTTGAGACATTTACTAATCATATGCGGGATGGTTGGGGACTGGCAACTAATGGGGAAGTTTTGTTTGGAAGTGATGGAACTTCGACACTGTATCAGATTGATCCTCAATCAATGAAAG TCATAGGAGAACATGTTGTCAAATACAAAGGTCATGAAGTACACAACCTCAATGAACTAGAGTTTGTAGATGGCGAAATTTGGGCAAATGTTTGGCAG ACTGACTGCATTGCCAGAATATCACATGAAGATGGCACTGTGCGTGGATGGATTCTCCTAAAcaatttaag GGAAGGATTGTTAGCAGCTGGAAGAAGA GACATTGATGTTTTGAATGGCATAGCATGGGATAGTGAGAAAAACCGCCTTTTTG TGACAGGAAAATTGTGGCCCAAGCTCTATGAAATCAAGGTGAATCCAATGAAGAGACGGTTTCAAGATGGGGTCATTGAGCAGCTTTGCCTTCGGATGCCATTCTTTACATGA
- the LOC117933459 gene encoding probable polygalacturonase, whose protein sequence is MEFSLYPRKSHLFRFHVLVVVGLLMSSVRGGRSEEYPAINCRKHSAVLTDFGAKGDGKTMNTKAFKSAIANLSQVAGDGGAQLIVPPGKWLTGSFNLTSHFTLFVHKDAVILGAQDEAAYPLIEILPSYGAGRDGGGRHASLIFGTNLTDVVITGGNGTIHGQGQYWWDKFRADKLKDTRPYLIEIMYSDQVQISNLTLIDSPSWNVHPTYSSNVIIQWLTIIAPVGSPNTDGINPDSSKNILIEDCYIVSGDDCIAVKSGWDQYGIKFGMPTEDLIIRRLTCISPDSAVIALGSEMSGGIKNVRAEDITAIDSESGVRIKSGVGRGGYVKDIYARGMTMKTMRYVFWMTGDYGQHPDDGWDPKALPKIENINYRDMVAENVTYSARLDGISGDPFTGICISNVKIGLTEIPKKLQWNCTNVEGVSSQVTPPSCDLLHPSEKVFNCPFPEDKLPIEDVQMKICST, encoded by the exons ATGGAGTTCAGCCTCTATCCCAGAAAATCTCATCTTTTTCGTTTTCAT gTTTTGGTGGTGGTGGGACTACTGATGAGTAGTGTGAGAGGGGGAAGAAGTGAGGAGTATCCGGCAATAAACTGCCGGAAACACAGTGCGGTGCTGACGGACTTCGGAGCAAAAGGGGATGGGAAAACGATGAACACCAAGGCCTTCAAATCCGCCATTGCAAATCTCAGTCAGGTTGCAGGTGATGGAGGCGCACAGCTGATTGTGCCTCCTGGGAAGTGGCTGACTGGGAGCTTTAATCTCACAAGCCATTTCACTCTTTTTGTCCACAAGGATGCTGTTATCCTTGGCGCTCAG GATGAAGCAGCATACCCCCTTATTGAAATATTGCCATCATATGGAGCAGGAAGAGATGGAGGTGGAAGGCATGCCAGTCTCATTTTTGGAACAAATCTCACTGATGTCGTAATCACAG GTGGGAATGGCACCATCCATGGTCAGGGTCAATACTGGTGGGACAAGTTCCGAGCCGATAAATTGAAGGACACCAGACCCTACTTGATAGAGATCATGTACTCTGATCAGGTCCAGATTTCTAACCTTACTTTGATCGACTCTCCATCATGGAATGTTCATCCCACTTACAGCAG CAATGTGATAATTCAATGGCTCACAATCATTGCACCAGTGGGTTCTCCTAATACAGATGGAATAAACCCAG ATTCAAGCAAAAACATTCTAATTGAAGACTGCTACATAGTCTCCGGGGATGACTGCATTGCAGTAAAGAGTGGCTGGGACCAGTATGGGATTAAGTTTGGAATGCCAACTGAGGATCTAATCATCAGAAGGCTCACCTGCATATCCCCTGACAGTGCCGTCATTGCTCTGGGCAGCGAGATGTCGGGTGGGATCAAGAATGTCCGAGCTGAAGACATCACAGCCATAGATTCTGAGTCCGGTGTGAGGATCAAATCAGGTGTGGGAAGGGGAGGATATGTGAAAGATATCTATGCCAGAGGAATGACCATGAAGACCATGAGGTATGTCTTCTGGATGACAGGCGACTATGGACAACATCCAGACGATGGTTGGGATCCTAAAGCACTTCCTAAGATTGAAAATATCAATTACAGAGACATGGTGGCTGAGAATGTGACCTATTCTGCAAGACTAGACGGAATTTCGGGCGATCCCTTCACTGGAATTTGCAtatcaaatgtgaaaattggactGACTGAAATACCAAAGAAATTGCAATGGAACTGCACTAATGTTGAGGGAGTTTCAAGCCAAGTGACTCCTCCTTCATGTGATCTGCTGCACCCCTCTGAGAAGGTCTTCAATTGTCCGTTCCCAGAAGATAAGCTTCCCATTGAAGATGTTCAGATGAAGATTTGTTCAACCTAA
- the LOC117933460 gene encoding probable serine/threonine-protein kinase At1g01540 — MSLDLSFLFHKLPNLFNLQLWILIAICLVLSFILFSILFYSLCFICHKRKKSHAAHFCIEKPVLSRCSATTEMDRRLLSGVEVNGSGQWCSHASGTTDLESYDSDVGSRVRSVALDHGWGKWYSLEEIEVITNGFSDENVMDSGYSWVVYRGMLLDNRRVAVKDLVIESENHEEFMVEIETIGHATHKNLVKLIGYSIEGDHRMLVYDYTDNGNLHQWLHAYAGSVSPLTWSIRMKIIMGTAKGLAYLHEDIEPNVIHRDLKSSNILLDQQWNPKIFDFGFQMLIGDEGSQATTHVADTPGYLAPEYASTGILTDKSDVYSFGVLIMEIISGRTPLDYGQPQSEVCLVDWVKSMVSDRKLDFVVDPKLPEMPDSIELKRVLLIALCCVDPDAKSRPKMGDVIHMLEPRDPLFIAHC, encoded by the exons atGTCCTTGGATCTCTCATTCCTCTTCCACAAACTCCCCAACCTCTTCAACCTCCAACTATGGATCTTGATTGCCATTTGCCTAGTACTCTCCTTCATTCTTTTCTCCATTCTCTTCTATTCTCTTTGCTTTATTTGccataaaaggaaaaagtcCCATGCAGCCCATTTCTGCATTGAAAAGCCTGTCCTTTCGAGGTGTAGTGCAACTACAGAAATGGATAGGAGGCTGTTGTCAGGGGTTGAGGTGAATGGTTCCGGCCAATGGTGCAGTCATGCTAGTGGGACGACTGATCTTGAGAGTTATGATTCCGATGTGGGATCCAGAGTGAGGAGTGTGGCGTTGGATCATGGGTGGGGGAAGTGGTATAGTCTCGAGGAAATTGAAGTGATCACCAATGGTTTTTCTGATGAGAATGTGATGGATAGCGGGTACTCCTGGGTGGTTTATCGCGGGATGTTGTTGGATAACAGGCGAGTCGCGGTGAAAGACTTGGTGATTGAGAG TGAAAATCATGAGGAGTTTATGGTGGAAATAGAGACAATTGGGCATGCTACTCACAAGAACCTGGTCAAGTTGATTGGATACTCCATTGAAGGAGATCACAG GATGCTTGTGTATGATTATACAGATAATGGGAATCTGCATCAATGGCTTCATGCTTATGCAGGGTCAGTTAGCCCACTAACATGGAGTATTAGGATGAAAATTATCATGGGAACGGCAAAAGG ATTGGCATACCTGCATGAAGATATAGAACCGAATGTTATTCATAGAGACTTAAAGTCCAGCAACATTTTGCTTGATCAACAATGGAATCCCAAAATATTCGATTTCGGTTTCCAGATGCTAATTGGTGATGAGGGGAGTCAGGCTACAACTCATGTTGCAGACACACCAGG tTATTTAGCACCAGAGTATGCTTCAACTGGAATTTTGACGGATAAGAGTGATGTCTATAGCTTTGGAGTTCTTATCATGGAGATAATCTCTGGTAGAACCCCTCTAGATTACGGGCAACCCCAATCAGAG GTATGTTTGGTTGACTGGGTGAAGTCCATGGTTTCAGACCGAAAACTTGACTTTGTGGTGGATCCTAAGTTGCCTGAAATGCCTGATTCAATCGAACTCAAACGGGTTCTTTTGATCGCTCTTTGTTGTGTTGATCCAGATGCCAAAAGCAGGCCTAAAATGGGAGATGTTATCCACATGCTCGAGCCGCGAGACCCGCTATTCATAGCTCATTGCT AG